In [Leptolyngbya] sp. PCC 7376, a genomic segment contains:
- a CDS encoding 4-hydroxybenzoate solanesyltransferase has product MATEPTWQKIIRLLRWDKPAGRLILIIPALWAVFLAAEAQPDPLLVLVIILGAITTSAAGCVINDLWDRDIDPKVERTKVRPLASKALTVKVGIATAFVSLFCAAGLAFYFNPWTNPLSFWLCVGAVPVIVCYPLAKRVFPVPQLVLAIAWGFAVLISWSAVTKNLSTPTWLLWGATVLWTLGFDTIYALSDREDDLKIGINSSAIFFGKFAPEAVGLFYVGTATCLAILGQTLALNLSIYGITWAISVGLWFYQYWQLRRSNLPRFKYGKMFAQNVTIGFILLIGMILGSLFTAP; this is encoded by the coding sequence ATGGCGACAGAACCAACATGGCAAAAAATTATTCGTCTCCTACGGTGGGATAAACCCGCAGGTCGTCTAATCCTCATTATTCCAGCCTTATGGGCCGTTTTTCTAGCGGCAGAGGCTCAGCCCGATCCATTGTTGGTCCTCGTGATTATTTTGGGCGCCATCACCACAAGTGCAGCAGGTTGCGTGATTAATGACTTATGGGATCGAGATATTGATCCCAAGGTCGAACGGACAAAGGTACGTCCCCTCGCATCCAAAGCTTTAACGGTAAAAGTTGGTATTGCCACAGCCTTCGTTTCATTATTCTGTGCAGCAGGATTAGCTTTCTACTTCAATCCTTGGACAAACCCTCTAAGTTTTTGGCTCTGCGTCGGTGCTGTCCCTGTTATTGTTTGTTACCCTCTTGCTAAAAGAGTGTTCCCTGTCCCTCAGCTAGTGTTAGCGATCGCCTGGGGCTTTGCCGTTCTTATCAGTTGGAGTGCTGTCACGAAAAATCTGAGTACACCAACATGGCTGTTATGGGGAGCAACAGTCCTTTGGACATTGGGTTTCGACACAATTTATGCTTTATCAGATCGTGAAGATGATCTCAAAATTGGCATTAATTCTAGTGCCATCTTTTTTGGGAAATTCGCCCCAGAAGCTGTCGGTTTATTTTATGTGGGCACGGCAACCTGTTTGGCAATACTCGGTCAAACCCTTGCATTAAATTTATCCATTTATGGCATCACATGGGCGATCTCCGTGGGATTGTGGTTTTACCAATATTGGCAATTACGCCGCAGCAATTTACCTCGTTTCAAATACGGCAAAATGTTTGCGCAAAACGTCACCATTGGGTTCATTTTGCTAATCGGTATGATCCTAGGATCTCTGTTTACAGCACCTTAA
- a CDS encoding GAF domain-containing protein: protein MNLESNIPADSLYFERLQQACELQDGLMVTFLSMVTRSSGKLLLRSILRQTLEGLAKLTFAEESSLFWLDEQGYVAESILARGIAIREQKETVVGQVLENGLAGWVYRQREIGVIEDTAADDRWLELPYQPYDAKSILCFPIMRGSHLLAIATLMHSEIGFFNQEKAKLIELCATKLGMVLDLLRVQIRPAQEIPEQKPDREETDEFKSISQFVLSEDGKLISADPRLAELFNYESHELVEINSFFDLVADTHQEAFAKKMAECFEGKQSQLLVTFRGLSKEGQSLKVEFYGYRAKLFGNVAIAARIKVL from the coding sequence ATGAATCTAGAGTCTAATATTCCGGCTGATTCTCTCTATTTTGAGAGATTGCAGCAGGCTTGTGAATTACAGGATGGCTTGATGGTAACTTTTTTGTCGATGGTGACAAGATCGTCAGGAAAATTATTATTGCGTTCAATATTACGTCAGACATTAGAAGGCTTAGCTAAGTTGACTTTTGCGGAAGAAAGCAGCTTATTTTGGTTGGATGAGCAAGGTTATGTCGCTGAAAGTATTTTGGCGCGCGGAATTGCGATCCGTGAGCAAAAGGAAACGGTGGTTGGTCAAGTTCTGGAAAATGGTTTGGCTGGATGGGTATATCGCCAGAGGGAGATTGGTGTCATAGAAGATACTGCAGCGGATGATAGATGGTTGGAATTGCCCTATCAACCCTATGATGCTAAATCGATTTTATGTTTTCCGATTATGCGAGGGTCTCATTTACTTGCGATCGCCACATTGATGCATTCAGAAATTGGCTTTTTCAATCAAGAGAAAGCTAAATTAATTGAATTATGTGCAACAAAATTAGGGATGGTTTTGGATTTGTTGCGAGTGCAGATTCGGCCAGCTCAAGAGATTCCAGAACAAAAACCTGATAGAGAGGAAACTGACGAATTTAAGTCGATTAGTCAGTTCGTTTTATCTGAAGATGGCAAGCTAATCTCTGCGGATCCCCGTCTAGCTGAGCTGTTTAATTATGAATCCCATGAACTAGTTGAGATTAACTCATTTTTTGATCTCGTTGCGGATACTCATCAAGAAGCTTTTGCGAAAAAGATGGCGGAATGTTTTGAAGGGAAACAATCACAATTATTGGTAACGTTTCGAGGTCTCTCAAAAGAAGGACAATCACTAAAAGTAGAGTTTTATGGTTATCGGGCGAAATTATTTGGGAATGTCGCGATCGCCGCTCGTATTAAGGTGCTGTAA